The genome window ATAGGTCGAGAGAACAAGCAAATCAGGAAGATCGATCTAGTCTAAGAAATATACATTCCGAAAATGGCCAGACGGATGAAACCAATCACAATATGGAATCTAATCCGATAGGATATTATATAAGAAATCAAAGCACTGATGAGGCTGTCGGTAGGTCGCACAGGCTAGAAAACGAAGCTGTTTATTCTGACGAAGAGACTAGAAATTTTGGAGCACTGGCAGACATTCGCGAAAGTCGGGTATAACGTGAGATATAACACTGAAAATATATGATAACAATCGTTAGGAGGTAGAAAACTCTCTGACCAAAGGTGCATATGTCGATAATTACATTCTGTAAAAAGCTTATAATAAAAGTGGAAACATATTCTATTAATGTAACAGTTTGTTTTCATGGAAATTAATTACTTTGAAACgtatcttaaataataaaattcgcagTACTAAGAGCGATCGAAATTTAGTAGAGAAATCTATTAtgcaattgaaattaatattatttaatttatcagaatcaaatattttttttgttaGTTCTTAATCTAAATGTACTATGATGGGTTTTAAGTCTATTTGTACACAAAAAgataattataacatttaaaaaagcaTGGAAAAATGCGGACAAATAATTCAACTGACCTAAGAGGATCACCAAATTGTTTAAGtcctgaaaataattttacatacaaAAAGGTACAATCAATTTAATTATGGTATAATAATGAGAGGAGAAAGACGAGGAAAAGTTGGTTCAGTCCGTCCAAGGGTTAATCTACACACTAGGTTCAGTAATTGTTAAGTAAATGACCGTCGTAAatgaattcaaatattttttacgcaTTATTAGTAATCTATTCTACAGACTACTTGTTATATATTtgctttttatattattttagtatAAAACGCAATACAGTTAACGATTTCTGAAATTCAAACTTAGATGCAAGAAGctcataatttatatttttacgtgtcACGAAAAAACAATGAATATAGAATACATAAAAGTAAGACGTGTATAGAATAACTGTTGGACACATGTCCTATGTACAGGTCCTATGTACagattatgtatatgtaaatctaTCTCCTGAATTGAGTTTGAACTTACTACTCTAAAAGAATTGTGGAATAAATGCATAAGATGTACACtgttattttacaaaaatatactaCGTGGCACTATTGTCCACGCACACATACTCACACACATGTGGTATTTATATGACATAAACAAGATAcaatgaaaattgattttaCATAGAGTCATATATGCGTTATAAATATACACTAAGTTACATGAAAATTATACACTGAACACATTATTACCGTTGTTGCatagataaaaaagatattaaattaaagCTACTAAtgaaataaagtatttaataaaaaattgaaactttGTTTTCAAtccatatttttttctaaatatataggTAATAGAAAAAGAATAGGAAaccaaaaatgttaaaataaaggtaaaattttactcgtaataatttaattaaaggaTACTCTTTAATCGTCACCATGAATCGACGAGTGATAGTAGCATacctttaaattaattttgtacgAATCATTTCTCACATATGcatcgatatttaatatttttttacgattTAATTTTCACTATCTACGTCTTCAGGGGCCGAAGAATCTTCATCTACATCTTCCCGATCCCAATCCTTCAATTTCGTTCCCATTACAAAATCTTCTCTCAGCACATTCcaaatttctttctccttctgtatgagatatacatatattatcgtTTTTTCAACATTAAATATTGGCTAACAATAATAACACTTGTCTAAGATATACCTTTACCTTCTTTTTATGCTTTCCATTTTCTTGCGTTTCATTTTTTACATCATTATCTACTGGTATACTTTTACTTCCTCCCATAAGAACATCCAAGAATACAGTcttatcaatatttttcaatacttGATCGCGTTTTCTTTCTAACGGTCCAGCTTCTgataattttttgttaatttcaCCTTGCTGTTGTTTAACTGCATTGAATAGTTGTACTACACCTCTAGAATaaacaatgattatttatttaaaataaacaaaaaaattacATCCTCTATCcttagaataattaaattactttgTAGCAATCTTTTGTAATGTCCTTTCACGCTCTCTGTCCGTTATGCTTGGTTTTACTCTAATACctaaatttttttctttcttcctttcttttatttgtgGTTCTTTTACATTAGCGTCTCCTTCTTCTAATTTCTCTGTCTTTGTTTCCCTTTTCTCTTCCTCAATTTCAAATGACaacttttctttatctttttcatcTTTCACATCGCATAACCTTTTTGCTTTTGATAAAACTATTGTCTTCCTACGTTTTGGCTTTTTTGTCTGTAGAATTTTTTGCATAGCATCTGCCCATCCGGGATTTCCACCAACTCCATTTTTTGCATCAGTAAGCTCATCATCTTCAAATTCTTCTTCTCCTATatgcatttttatatgtttcatttttatagatCTTCTGCTTGGCCTTCCTAGTTCCACTGCTTCAGAGTCTAAGGAATAATCATCACTACTGCTTTTATCATCATTacaacatttttcttatttcattgcaataatatttatgaaatatacatatcaagtaaaataaaaaatatttttacaaaattgacACGAACAAGaatctttaataatttcttgaaaCTACAAATATTAGATTAAACATGATAGGTTATGTAAGAAGAGAAtcagaatttaaataaatcctACATATAATCTTGTGAGTTTCTCAATGATTTTCTCATGTTTGCCTTATTATCTAACACGACTATTattaattaagaagaaaaaaccatacattaatatatttgattaaAGTCAATATTAACCCACGATCGTACCTTATGATTAAGAAACCAAGGAGAATATTCAAATAGAATTAATCTCGATTAATTCCTTATGTTCTAAACTTTCATTTGAGCTCTCcccgaaattaaaaaattctcccTAGGAGCCGAAAAAtttggattttttaattttaacaccTGTCAATTggacataataaaatatatattatattatgtatatttcagacgtagatatttcaaaattaagtgatgataacgatataattattaagataactgaatttgttttttcatgctatacaaaaatatcggaaaataaatataaggTTCTATTTGAAAGAATATTGATGACCTTGAAATCctgtaaaaaagaaatgatcATGAGAgaaaactatttatatatattatatatggttCCTAAAATAATGTAACTTCGTCCTGACAAATTTTTCCATACAACGATACAACAAATAAGGTAAATATTTAAGTAATCTCATTTACCTGGACCACCCTGTACATGCATATTAATCGAGGGCCAATCAACCATTTTATTACTCACGAATACGATGAAACTCTATGTATGATGAAACTGTATTGAATATTTATGAAGAATttgtaatgttatattttattttaattattataggtCTTCCCTATTTTTTCTACCGTGCAAGTACGTACGTACTGGATAACAAGATTCGAGAGTTCTCGGTTAAAATGTCTTTTCGTTTTCGATATTGCGTGCAACGAAGCAACATTTATTAAAGCGCCTCTCATGTCAGTTTTAGAAGAACTACGAATAGAATTCCACGGTGAATTATACTTTACACTGCGAACAGCTGTTTGTCTCTAAGACTTCTCTAGACTTAATgaaatactatttttttttttttaatattttgacgTAACTATAGCAGAAAAACcaaaatataataagataataattgTAAATGTGGAATCTCTCTTatcaagaaatattatatttaattttaagagTATTGTTGTTTGCGAGGAAAAGCTCAAAATGGTATCTTTCAAATCTTTGTTCGTATTATCTATCAAATAAACACATGTAACCTAAAACGCgtgaatttaaagaaatttaaaggaaattatAGAAATGGATGTTGTTGTTACAACAAGTTTAGAAGCCCTGATACGtaagttaaaatttatttattgtctAGAAATGTCTATAGTAGCAAAAACTGTCCATTTTATAGATATCCAGTTGtggttaatttattaaatatatcattttctcttcttttattttttccttctttcttatctttttatAGAAAGGGTAACAAATCCCCAAAATCAAAAACCTGATATAGCTGCAACCGAAGCATTCTGTGTGATGCTCACCAAAGAAGCAGAAGGTATTCAAATTGGCACTAAATTATTAGCACTGCGTATTCAATCATCTAACGAGACTGAAGCACTTCAAGCTCTTGCTGTAAGTTTCTTTGTCATATTTCATGTTTCTGTTGCATAACAAATTCagatgtaaaattatttcatttcatattattttattcatttaaagtTATTCTAAGGAAaaactgtatatatgtatgcatatatgtatacatataggaAGTAAaagtcattttatttttattattttatttgatttattgtttattgtttaGTATTTGATACGTTTtgaatataaattcaaattaaaagatAATCTCTAATAATAAACCAACATACATATTGCACAAGTATAAGTTTTATCATTCTTATATGTTGTTTTtggtttttaattacttttacagTTACTAGATACATGTATGAATAGATGTGGGCCATCTTTTCACGCAGAAGTTGGTAAATTTCGTTTTCTAAATGAAATGATTCGTTTAGTTTCACCAAAGTACCTAGGTGGTAAAACGCCAGCCGTGGTGCGCCAAAAAGTATTACAGTTGTTACATACATGGACAAAGGAGTAtccaaaagaattaaaaattaaagaagcctatgaaatgttaaaaaaacAGGGTGTTATAGAAGTGAGTTCCATATATTATTTTTGACAGAGAGTTTAGTCTCctttttttcaatcttttcttaAGATGTGGAAATTGTACATGTATTCAGGATGATTCCGTGTCTTTAAATAATACTCAAGAGGAAGGATTGAAAGCATTGAAAACTAAGAATACGATATTTGATGATGAAGAGAAATCTAAATTGCTGCAGAAATTACtgcaaagtaaaaatcctgATGATTTACAAGCTGCAAATAGATTAATTAAAACTATGGTGAGAGAGGTAAGTGTaatatgtatttgaaaaattgtaaaatagtaGTTTTGCAAAATATATCAACTACTATTTTATAGGATGAAAGAAGAGTACAATTAAATTCACGTAGGATAATGGAGCTAGAATCTGTTCATAACAATGCAAAATTATTATCAGAAATGTTAGATTCATATAACTGTAATGAAACTAGTACAGAAGATCTTGAATTAATGAAAGAATTATATCAGGCTTGTGAACGATTAAAACCAATTGTGCTCAGATTGGCAAATGAAACCCAAGATAACGAAGGAATGCTTAGTAAGTATCTTATCAAAATtcgtttaaagaaatttaacgaATACGAGAATTACTTTCTTTgtctattaaaaaatcatttcttcATTCAACTTTTACTAATATCAGGTTAATAACTTGagcataaaatgtaaaaatttacattataattattagtAGGAATTTTAAAGCCATATCATGTTTAAATAATCTAATAGGTGATGTACTTGCTGCAAGTGATGAATTGGAACAAGTATTTGAGAAGTACACTGCTATTATAGTTCATGGTAAATGTGTGAAGCCTAAGACAGACTCCGATATCAGTCCGTATTTATTAGACTTATCTTCTCCAATGGAGAATGTTCCTCTTAAAAGTGACGGTGTAAACGCAATGACCACAAATCATCAGTCAGATATGGAAGTTTTAGGAGATATCTTCAGTTCATTAGGGAAGTCTGAAGATTCAGAAATCTCTTCGGTTTCTGATGCAAATCTCTTAATGATCGAATCAGTCATGCAGCCAATCAATGTCTTAcctaaaaataagaaaggtCCGTGAATGTAAAATATCTGACACATATGCTCTATCGATTGAATAACGCTGATATATTGAAAAAATCGAGCGTTTTTAATAATGAATTTGATCGattaaataaacgaacaaatgGTGAGTAACGTTCCATTTTCAGATGAATTAATCAACACATCTGAAAAGAAAATTGACAGTAAAGCAAAAGCACTGGAGGAATTGAACGAATTGGGAGAATCTTTGCTTAAACAAAGCTTATCAGGCATAGTATCGAATTCACGTGTAAAGTTAGGAAGGTTGGTAAAACGTACttattatactttttaattagttccattatatacaattttttatggCGTTTAGTAGTAAACAAACTACAAAAAATAGTAAACAAAGTATAAATCGTCCACCAAATATCAAACCTTTCAAACGTTTCAACGACCTTCCCTCGTAGCGGCAGTTCTTCACATTTTCCTAATTTGTCGGATACTACAAGTGTAAAGAACGAAAAACTGTCTGATATTCATCTTAAGTCAAGCGATAACATTCCATCTCATGGTGATACAAATCCTCAAACCATCGAATCTAATGCAAATGAGAAGATAGAAACGAACCGATGTAACAATCGGTCAAGTGTATGGGATGCTGCTTCAATAATACCATCGACGGAAAACTCAGTTAGTCCTGAACCAGAGATTAAACCATTGACAGACATTAACATTAGCCTTCAAGATATTAAACCAGGTAAATCGTTGTTTCTTGTTCTTTTGTATCTATTgatattatcataaaaatacattatatctTTGCCTAAAGACAGAGTACGATGATATATCTCTTATTCAATGTCCGATATTTAATGAGATATGTTAGtaacgtttaaaataaaattgttcgttttatTGTTTATTCTATAGGTATTAATCCGCCTATGACGGTAATCGAAGAGAAGAATGGTATATCTGTTGTGCTTCATTTTGCTCGAGATAATCCAAGACAAGATGTGTTTGTCGTAGTGATTACGACAATGAGTAAGAATTTGAAGCCACTTACTAATTACTTGTTTCAAGCAGTGGTGCCAAAAGtatgtttttaatattcatttaattaCTTTTCGTCGTTGTTATTGTTCATACAACTAGCAAAtcattacaattaattaaattgctAACATTTGAAACTGAAAATATTCTTCCTTTTTAGAAATGTAAATGTAGACTACAGCCACCTTCTGGAACAGGATTGCCTGGTCATAATCCATTCTTGCCTCCATCAGCAATTACTCAAATCATGCTAATTGCAAATCCTACCAaggtaaaataatgaaaatatttcttttgtatttaaaatatttactgaCGTTTTCTAACTTGATATAATCTGTTTTGTAGGAAACGGTATCATTAAAGTTCATGTTAAGTTATACAATGGACAATGAAACTTTCACAGAAATGGGTGAAGTAGAAAAGTTGCCTTTCATTTAAAGTACTTAAAGTATAATTACGAAGAGTAAACTCATAAAAATGCAGGTTCCAATAGCTAAAAggagaataatatatatatatatattatatatattaacacatattatatatataatatgtacacacgcgcgcgcgcacacacacatacacacacaacaaacaaaattttccaaaattggAATCATGAGAAAGTAATTTTCTCTTATGCTTTATTTCTTggattataattacaattttatcttcattatcatacttattattatatttaaagataaaattaatgttaCGTAGTTACTTAAAAGTAATGTTGTGATTTATGTATACGCTTGAAAATGTGCTAATTTTAAGATCAGAAGATGGAAGTGGACACATTGGAAAATCGTACatgataaaatcgaaataactATAATTGAAAAATAGGGTAAAGAGAAGgcacaaataaaagaaacaacaaaACACGAAAATTAGATAGTTTAATATAAACTATAAGTTAAAACGACATTCCTcctattcaaaaatttaaacaaatgtaCTGCTCGTTTAGGAAACGGAAAGTACTTCATCACGAAATGCAAGAGCAGTAACTGCTTTTTGGTGACCCTGATATTCTCGTTCTACTACTCCTGTTGATACATTCCATAATCTTGCAACACCATCGGACGAAGCTAAATCAAGTCAAATGTTGAAATTAAATCCAAAAAAAACGTGataacaaaagaataaaaaagaaagtatgTTATTACCAGTAAATATGTATTGTGAATCTGCACTAAATGCAGCATCCCAGACCCATCGTTTTGCCTCATGTTGAAGTACTTGTACTTCCGAGAAATCTGTAGTTTTCCAAACTCGAGCAGTCTGATCAGCAGATGTAGTCACTAAAAGTCTGATCAAAAGAGACCAAgagttacaataaataatacataattttatatgattttattatcatattatgtatttaatgaaatatacttACGTAGAATCGGGGCTAAATTTGCATCGAAGTGCGTAACGTTTGTGTGCTGAAAGTTTGTGACGAGGATTAAGACGGGTAGGTTCATCGCCTACACCCCCGGTAAGTGTCCAAATATAACAGTGGCCTTTGTTGTTCACTGCTGCCATATATGTACCATCTTGATCAATCGCAACGTCTTGCACAGACGCTTCAGCTTCTGGTATCTTCATGTACgaagagaaattatttaaataaataagcgTGGAATTAAAATCAACCAAAATCGGCATGTTGCCATTactaataaaacaaattattttctacacTTTTTCGTACCAATTGTTCGTTATGATCCGAACGTAAATCCCACAAATGTATAACACCGCTTTGATCACCAACAATAAGTTCTGCTTGATTCGGATGCAGACAAACACAGTTTACAGGAGCTGACACTTGAAATATGCGTTGGCATTGAAAGCTACTTGACCTGTAACAtttttgttattctttttattattattatcatcattattattacttacttattattttcaaatttttttttgtaGCAAACAATTAACATGATATCTAAATCCTATTTGTATTTGCCTGAGATCCCAAATCCGTGCTGAACAGTCTTCACCACCAGTATACATCCATTTCCCTTCTTCctaaatataataatctatattaataattttagaataaatgttattacattactataagaATAACCTTACGAAATTCCAAATTTGTATATCATTGATACCAGcagaatataatgataaaatacCTGGAAACCTAAACCTGTAATATTCTTTGACACTCcttcataattaataattggaTTTGGATTGTTCGAAACCAAGTCATACATCCTTATATGTTGATATCCGGCAGCAGCTATTAGATATTTATCTGGAGTTATGTCTAAAGCATTGACTTGCTAAAAATAGCAAAGTATtagaagaaacaaattttagaCAAAATATACACGTgatatttccataaatatcagAAGATTACCGAATCTGTGTGTTCTGCAGTTCGTTGGCAAACTCCTGTGTGAGGTTGCCATATTTTGATAGTATGATCATAACCACCCGTTACAAGAATAACTTGCTCATTACTGTTAGTACCATCCACAGTCATTTGATAAAATGTAGAAATGATTAAAACTGGatctcaatattttataattttctagtaAGATTTCATATATCACAGAAAAACGCACACGTCTCTTTGTTTTCTTCTACTTGTATCACTGCATGTTcaattatatacaatttatagCTTATCCTTGGCTGTCTCAAAATACGttaattataaatgaatagttattcaataaaatatacttCTGTTATGTCTTTGTCTTTTACTTTACACCTTCTGTTTTTCCTTCCGACCAGCAGATTTTGTTTGTATTACACAGCAGGTTATGTCATAAAGGgagatttttcttatttatcaaCAGCTAGTAATATCTCTGTGTTACCATTAATTTAACCCGTTCTCTTTTAAAGGTACAACGTACAACAAAGAGGCATTGTttgatttatttgtatttatttttatttttgtttttacaaTAGAAACTTAAAAACTGAGCAAGTTTATAAACAGAAACCATAAATGCCACTCTTCCCAAATAATATCATTATCCATTATTTCATGCAACATATCTTTCAATGCAATTTAAAAACATGATGTGTAAAATTTACATCcatatcaatatatatatgtatacatataaatgtaaaaaatatattacatgattattattattattattattattacatttttcaaatatttgttataaacaataacactgatatttgatattgaaaaatatttacttaaatttaTAAGTTGATCTTGAAATTCGTTAAAATTGAGacatgtattaaataaaaaatttcaacgatttatcGACGTTTTAtccaaaattatattacaattatgATCGAACGGATAGACAATTAGTGAAAAACATATATACGTAGATAGATCGTAAAATACAGCATCGAATTACCACATTTGTATCCAATACTCATATTGTGTACATACGCGTTTCAATagagtttaaaataaaatgaaatttaattatattttatcaatatctgATTATCTACTAATATCTATTATCTATTATCTTTGCGCATCTCGGCCAATTTGCATATACAAACGTTCGGACTATGAATACACGTAttcacatattatatatacatataatttaacatCTGATCTGACCTACTTGACAACTATGAAAAGAAATTGACTGCATATAACTttcattgtgttactttactcGGGCACAGGACACTAAACATACAAATCTTTCTTATAAAAGTATCATTATAACCATTTATTTCGATTTACAAGAAACTAAGTCAATTCTAattctatttgaaattatttgaatgaACTTGTTCGTTACAATTAtctttacaaataataattttttcactataattttaattgaaaaagattCAATTGATTTCTAAATTTTTCGTTATAATGGCAACACATGTtacaatgtacatattttacaCAGTATTTTGGTATTCgtcgattaataaaataaaaatagctaaatgttataaatatattcacaaaaagaaaaggaaattccTTTCATAATAAACGTTATCGTTGTATCTGTTTTTCTCCTATTACCTTTACATCTCCTATATACCTTTCTTTTAGTTCACTA of Bombus terrestris chromosome 5, iyBomTerr1.2, whole genome shotgun sequence contains these proteins:
- the LOC100648246 gene encoding target of rapamycin complex subunit lst8 — its product is MTVDGTNSNEQVILVTGGYDHTIKIWQPHTGVCQRTAEHTDSQVNALDITPDKYLIAAAGYQHIRMYDLVSNNPNPIINYEGVSKNITGLGFQEEGKWMYTGGEDCSARIWDLRSSSFQCQRIFQVSAPVNCVCLHPNQAELIVGDQSGVIHLWDLRSDHNEQLIPEAEASVQDVAIDQDGTYMAAVNNKGHCYIWTLTGGVGDEPTRLNPRHKLSAHKRYALRCKFSPDSTLLVTTSADQTARVWKTTDFSEVQVLQHEAKRWVWDAAFSADSQYIFTASSDGVARLWNVSTGVVEREYQGHQKAVTALAFRDEVLSVS
- the LOC100648822 gene encoding RRP15-like protein isoform X2, which gives rise to MKHIKMHIGEEEFEDDELTDAKNGVGGNPGWADAMQKILQTKKPKRRKTIVLSKAKRLCDVKDEKDKEKLSFEIEEEKRETKTEKLEEGDANVKEPQIKERKKEKNLGIRVKPSITDRERERTLQKIATKGVVQLFNAVKQQQGEINKKLSEAGPLERKRDQVLKNIDKTVFLDVLMGGSKSIPVDNDVKNETQENGKHKKKKEKEIWNVLREDFVMGTKLKDWDREDVDEDSSAPEDVDSEN
- the LOC100648709 gene encoding ADP-ribosylation factor-binding protein GGA3 isoform X1 gives rise to the protein MDVVVTTSLEALIQRVTNPQNQKPDIAATEAFCVMLTKEAEGIQIGTKLLALRIQSSNETEALQALALLDTCMNRCGPSFHAEVGKFRFLNEMIRLVSPKYLGGKTPAVVRQKVLQLLHTWTKEYPKELKIKEAYEMLKKQGVIEDDSVSLNNTQEEGLKALKTKNTIFDDEEKSKLLQKLLQSKNPDDLQAANRLIKTMVREDERRVQLNSRRIMELESVHNNAKLLSEMLDSYNCNETSTEDLELMKELYQACERLKPIVLRLANETQDNEGMLSDVLAASDELEQVFEKYTAIIVHGKCVKPKTDSDISPYLLDLSSPMENVPLKSDGVNAMTTNHQSDMEVLGDIFSSLGKSEDSEISSVSDANLLMIESVMQPINVLPKNKKDELINTSEKKIDSKAKALEELNELGESLLKQSLSGIVSNSRVKLGSGSSSHFPNLSDTTSVKNEKLSDIHLKSSDNIPSHGDTNPQTIESNANEKIETNRCNNRSSVWDAASIIPSTENSVSPEPEIKPLTDINISLQDIKPGINPPMTVIEEKNGISVVLHFARDNPRQDVFVVVITTMSKNLKPLTNYLFQAVVPKKCKCRLQPPSGTGLPGHNPFLPPSAITQIMLIANPTKETVSLKFMLSYTMDNETFTEMGEVEKLPFI
- the LOC100648709 gene encoding ADP-ribosylation factor-binding protein GGA3 isoform X2, producing MSVLEELRIEFHERVTNPQNQKPDIAATEAFCVMLTKEAEGIQIGTKLLALRIQSSNETEALQALALLDTCMNRCGPSFHAEVGKFRFLNEMIRLVSPKYLGGKTPAVVRQKVLQLLHTWTKEYPKELKIKEAYEMLKKQGVIEDDSVSLNNTQEEGLKALKTKNTIFDDEEKSKLLQKLLQSKNPDDLQAANRLIKTMVREDERRVQLNSRRIMELESVHNNAKLLSEMLDSYNCNETSTEDLELMKELYQACERLKPIVLRLANETQDNEGMLSDVLAASDELEQVFEKYTAIIVHGKCVKPKTDSDISPYLLDLSSPMENVPLKSDGVNAMTTNHQSDMEVLGDIFSSLGKSEDSEISSVSDANLLMIESVMQPINVLPKNKKDELINTSEKKIDSKAKALEELNELGESLLKQSLSGIVSNSRVKLGSGSSSHFPNLSDTTSVKNEKLSDIHLKSSDNIPSHGDTNPQTIESNANEKIETNRCNNRSSVWDAASIIPSTENSVSPEPEIKPLTDINISLQDIKPGINPPMTVIEEKNGISVVLHFARDNPRQDVFVVVITTMSKNLKPLTNYLFQAVVPKKCKCRLQPPSGTGLPGHNPFLPPSAITQIMLIANPTKETVSLKFMLSYTMDNETFTEMGEVEKLPFI
- the LOC100648822 gene encoding RRP15-like protein isoform X1, whose product is MVDWPSINMHVQGGPDSEAVELGRPSRRSIKMKHIKMHIGEEEFEDDELTDAKNGVGGNPGWADAMQKILQTKKPKRRKTIVLSKAKRLCDVKDEKDKEKLSFEIEEEKRETKTEKLEEGDANVKEPQIKERKKEKNLGIRVKPSITDRERERTLQKIATKGVVQLFNAVKQQQGEINKKLSEAGPLERKRDQVLKNIDKTVFLDVLMGGSKSIPVDNDVKNETQENGKHKKKKEKEIWNVLREDFVMGTKLKDWDREDVDEDSSAPEDVDSEN